One Hordeum vulgare subsp. vulgare chromosome 4H, MorexV3_pseudomolecules_assembly, whole genome shotgun sequence DNA window includes the following coding sequences:
- the LOC123449148 gene encoding nucleolar protein dao-5-like isoform X1 translates to MAGEDAAAALSAGTATLHNPLKKEVDDEDDEDNVPLAFSRPKKKASAASASKVKKEEEDDDDDVPLARSRAKKASNGGAKKEKKMEYEEDYEEEEEEDDDDEDEYEYTPISSSRAKKGNEKQKSTSNSKVKTSKVKKEETGSDDECKPKSQKRSAAASKPKVSKTKKPKDEYDTKEEKKIKKEVGIKKAEKKAAGVKKEGAAEVKKEGAAAVKKERKVYELPGQKHDPPPERDPLRIFYESLYEQVPDSEMAAFWLMEWGLLPLDVATEVFAKRQALKLKSPVKPPSAPRRASSPTKVRLLGDKKTNSGTKGKPMAPKKRKASSDTDDDDDDGFVKTNSATKGKTTAQKKRKASSDTDDDDDDDFVKTNSATKGKTTAQKKRKASSDTDDDDDDDFVKTNSATKGKTTAQKKRKVSSDTDDDDDDDFVMSKKPKKQKISS, encoded by the exons ATGGCCGGAGAAGACGCCGCCGCCGCGCTTTCCGCAGGAACCGCGACGCTGCACAATCCTCTCAAGAAGGAAGtggatgacgaagacgacgaggacaacgTGCCGCTGGCCTTCTCTCGACCCAAGAAGAAAGCGAGCGCGGCGAGTGCCTCCAaggtcaagaaggaggaggaggacgacgatgacgacgttcCGCTTGCGCGTTCTCGGGCCAAAAAGGCGAGCAATGGGGGTgcaaagaaggagaaaaagatggAGTACGAGGAGGattacgaggaggaggaagaagaagacgacgacgacgaggacgaataTGAGTACACTCCGATTTCGAGTTCAAGGGCCAAGAAG GGAAATGAGAAGCAGAAAAGCACTAGCAATAGCAAGGTGAAGACTTCTAAAGTAAAGAAAGAAGAAACCGGTTCCGATGATGAATGCAAG CCAAAATCACAGAAGAGAAGTGCAGCTGCGAGTAAGCCCAAGGTCTCCAAGACTAAGAAACCAAAAGATGAATATGATACAAAG gaggaaaagaaaataaagaaggaaGTTGGTATCAAGAAAGCTGAAAAGAAGGCTGCTGGggtgaagaaggagggggctgctgaggtgaagaaggagggggctgctgcggtgaagaaggagaggaaggtgtATGAATTGCCAGGGCAGAAACATGATCCTCCTCCTGAA AGGGATCCACTGAGGATATTTTATGAATCACTCTATGAGCAGGTGCCCGATAGTGAAATGGCTGCATTCTG GTTGATGGAATGGGGTTTGCTACCGCTGGATGTGGCTACAGAGGTCTTTGCAAAGAGACAGGCTCTGAAACTGAAGTCCCCTGTCAAACCACCTTCTGCACCGAGAAGGGCAAGTTCTCCAACCAAGGTACGGCTGTTAGGTGACAAGAAAACCAACTCAGGTACAAAGGGAAAACCCATGGCGCCAAAGAAGAGGAAGGCATCTAGCGAcacagatgacgatgacgacgatggcttTGTCAAAACCAACTCAGCCACAAAGGGAAAAACCACAGCACAAAAGAAGAGGAAGGCATCTAGCGAcacagatgacgacgatgatgatgactttGTCAAAACCAACTCAGCCACAAAGGGAAAAACCACAGCACAAAAGAAGAGGAAGGCATCTAGCGACacagatgacgatgatgatgatgactttgtCAAGACCAACTCAGCCACAAAGGGAAAAACCACAGCACAAAAGAAGAGGAAGGTATCTAGCGAcacagatgacgacgacgatgatgactttGTCATGTCTAAGAAGCCCAAGAAGCAAAAGATCTCTAGCTAG
- the LOC123449148 gene encoding nucleolar protein dao-5-like isoform X3 — MAGEDAAAALSAGTATLHNPLKKEVDDEDDEDNVPLAFSRPKKKASAASASKVKKEEEDDDDDVPLARSRAKKASNGGAKKEKKMEYEEDYEEEEEEDDDDEDEYEYTPISSSRAKKGNEKQKSTSNSKVKTSKVKKEETGSDDECKPKSQKRSAAASKPKVSKTKKPKDEYDTKEEKKIKKEVGIKKAEKKAAGVKKEGAAEVKKEGAAAVKKERKVYELPGQKHDPPPERDPLRIFYESLYEQVPDSEMAAFWLMEWGLLPLDVATEVFAKRQALKLKSPVKPPSAPRRASSPTKVRLLGDKKTNSGTKGKPMAPKKRKASSDTDDDDDDGFVKTNSATKGKTTAQKKRKVSSDTDDDDDDDFVMSKKPKKQKISS, encoded by the exons ATGGCCGGAGAAGACGCCGCCGCCGCGCTTTCCGCAGGAACCGCGACGCTGCACAATCCTCTCAAGAAGGAAGtggatgacgaagacgacgaggacaacgTGCCGCTGGCCTTCTCTCGACCCAAGAAGAAAGCGAGCGCGGCGAGTGCCTCCAaggtcaagaaggaggaggaggacgacgatgacgacgttcCGCTTGCGCGTTCTCGGGCCAAAAAGGCGAGCAATGGGGGTgcaaagaaggagaaaaagatggAGTACGAGGAGGattacgaggaggaggaagaagaagacgacgacgacgaggacgaataTGAGTACACTCCGATTTCGAGTTCAAGGGCCAAGAAG GGAAATGAGAAGCAGAAAAGCACTAGCAATAGCAAGGTGAAGACTTCTAAAGTAAAGAAAGAAGAAACCGGTTCCGATGATGAATGCAAG CCAAAATCACAGAAGAGAAGTGCAGCTGCGAGTAAGCCCAAGGTCTCCAAGACTAAGAAACCAAAAGATGAATATGATACAAAG gaggaaaagaaaataaagaaggaaGTTGGTATCAAGAAAGCTGAAAAGAAGGCTGCTGGggtgaagaaggagggggctgctgaggtgaagaaggagggggctgctgcggtgaagaaggagaggaaggtgtATGAATTGCCAGGGCAGAAACATGATCCTCCTCCTGAA AGGGATCCACTGAGGATATTTTATGAATCACTCTATGAGCAGGTGCCCGATAGTGAAATGGCTGCATTCTG GTTGATGGAATGGGGTTTGCTACCGCTGGATGTGGCTACAGAGGTCTTTGCAAAGAGACAGGCTCTGAAACTGAAGTCCCCTGTCAAACCACCTTCTGCACCGAGAAGGGCAAGTTCTCCAACCAAGGTACGGCTGTTAGGTGACAAGAAAACCAACTCAGGTACAAAGGGAAAACCCATGGCGCCAAAGAAGAGGAAGGCATCTAGCGAcacagatgacgatgacgacgatggcttTGTCAAAACCAACTCAGCCACAAAGGGAAAAACCACAGCACAAAAGAAGAGGAAG GTATCTAGCGAcacagatgacgacgacgatgatgactttGTCATGTCTAAGAAGCCCAAGAAGCAAAAGATCTCTAGCTAG
- the LOC123449148 gene encoding nucleolar protein dao-5-like isoform X2 encodes MAGEDAAAALSAGTATLHNPLKKEVDDEDDEDNVPLAFSRPKKKASAASASKVKKEEEDDDDDVPLARSRAKKASNGGAKKEKKMEYEEDYEEEEEEDDDDEDEYEYTPISSSRAKKGNEKQKSTSNSKVKTSKVKKEETGSDDECKKRSAAASKPKVSKTKKPKDEYDTKEEKKIKKEVGIKKAEKKAAGVKKEGAAEVKKEGAAAVKKERKVYELPGQKHDPPPERDPLRIFYESLYEQVPDSEMAAFWLMEWGLLPLDVATEVFAKRQALKLKSPVKPPSAPRRASSPTKVRLLGDKKTNSGTKGKPMAPKKRKASSDTDDDDDDGFVKTNSATKGKTTAQKKRKASSDTDDDDDDDFVKTNSATKGKTTAQKKRKASSDTDDDDDDDFVKTNSATKGKTTAQKKRKVSSDTDDDDDDDFVMSKKPKKQKISS; translated from the exons ATGGCCGGAGAAGACGCCGCCGCCGCGCTTTCCGCAGGAACCGCGACGCTGCACAATCCTCTCAAGAAGGAAGtggatgacgaagacgacgaggacaacgTGCCGCTGGCCTTCTCTCGACCCAAGAAGAAAGCGAGCGCGGCGAGTGCCTCCAaggtcaagaaggaggaggaggacgacgatgacgacgttcCGCTTGCGCGTTCTCGGGCCAAAAAGGCGAGCAATGGGGGTgcaaagaaggagaaaaagatggAGTACGAGGAGGattacgaggaggaggaagaagaagacgacgacgacgaggacgaataTGAGTACACTCCGATTTCGAGTTCAAGGGCCAAGAAG GGAAATGAGAAGCAGAAAAGCACTAGCAATAGCAAGGTGAAGACTTCTAAAGTAAAGAAAGAAGAAACCGGTTCCGATGATGAATGCAAG AAGAGAAGTGCAGCTGCGAGTAAGCCCAAGGTCTCCAAGACTAAGAAACCAAAAGATGAATATGATACAAAG gaggaaaagaaaataaagaaggaaGTTGGTATCAAGAAAGCTGAAAAGAAGGCTGCTGGggtgaagaaggagggggctgctgaggtgaagaaggagggggctgctgcggtgaagaaggagaggaaggtgtATGAATTGCCAGGGCAGAAACATGATCCTCCTCCTGAA AGGGATCCACTGAGGATATTTTATGAATCACTCTATGAGCAGGTGCCCGATAGTGAAATGGCTGCATTCTG GTTGATGGAATGGGGTTTGCTACCGCTGGATGTGGCTACAGAGGTCTTTGCAAAGAGACAGGCTCTGAAACTGAAGTCCCCTGTCAAACCACCTTCTGCACCGAGAAGGGCAAGTTCTCCAACCAAGGTACGGCTGTTAGGTGACAAGAAAACCAACTCAGGTACAAAGGGAAAACCCATGGCGCCAAAGAAGAGGAAGGCATCTAGCGAcacagatgacgatgacgacgatggcttTGTCAAAACCAACTCAGCCACAAAGGGAAAAACCACAGCACAAAAGAAGAGGAAGGCATCTAGCGAcacagatgacgacgatgatgatgactttGTCAAAACCAACTCAGCCACAAAGGGAAAAACCACAGCACAAAAGAAGAGGAAGGCATCTAGCGACacagatgacgatgatgatgatgactttgtCAAGACCAACTCAGCCACAAAGGGAAAAACCACAGCACAAAAGAAGAGGAAGGTATCTAGCGAcacagatgacgacgacgatgatgactttGTCATGTCTAAGAAGCCCAAGAAGCAAAAGATCTCTAGCTAG